Below is a window of Myxococcus xanthus DNA.
AAATCGGACTCGGGCACCCCGGATGATGACGGGCATGCCTGGAAGCACACACCCGCCACGCCGATCAATGAATGGCACGCGGGCGCAGGCGAACGCGCACTTTCCTACAGGAGTCCTGAGCCACACCAAGCGCCTACCAACGAGCGGGCTGCCCTACACATAATTCGGGACTGGACCCATCCCTGCGGAGGCGTGGCGTCAGTCACGCCTCGGTGTCGGTCGATGGCTCGTCATCAAGGGACTCCACATATGCGTACAGGCTGTCCCGATAGATCGGCACCACTTCGACAGCCAATGCGTCATGGAGTAGCTGGCGAGCACCATCAACGTCCCCCGCATCCCTGCGGCGCACGGCTTCGCTCAGGGTGCGAGACAGGCGCAGTGACCCTTTGCGAATGCGGTCGGATATCGCCTCGAGGAGCTTCAGTGCGTCGACGTCCGTGGCCAGGGCACGCCCAACATCGGCATCACGGATTGCGACCTCCCTGGCAGAGCGAAGCAATAGCGCGCGCACCTCATCGGACAATACGAGCGGCTGTCCTTCGCGCAGCACACGCCGAGCCAGCGCCCGGATGGGGTTCCAGTCGAGCGTTTTGGACATGGCTATCCCCTCTTCTTCCTACGCGGTCTGCACTGGTCGTCGGGCCACTCGTGTTGACCTGCGCAGTAGCGAAAGCAGGCATAGCAGTCGCCCTCCCACACAGGGTTCTTCTCATCCCTCCACAGGACGTAGTTGGCCCGGCACTGTTCTTTCCACACCTCATCCGCGGAGTCGTCCGCACTCGCCCATCAGCCTCGGCTCCATCGAGTTCCCGTGAGCGGACGGGGCGGCCAGGCGCCTCATTCCGGATACGAGTTCTTCGATGCTTCCCTGCGAGCAGGCTCCGCGGCCTGGTGCTTCTGCCTCTCGCGATCAGCCGCGACCTTCGCCTCGATGGCTTGAGCAAGCCTTGAGGGAATCTCCTCGACGAGGTAGGGCGTGAGCTGCTCGAGTGTCCGCTTGAGCTCTGGAAATGGCACCTGATTCTTGTCGACCAGGATCTTCCAGAGTTCGGAGACGGAGCTCCGCTCCAGATCGAAGGCGACGCCCTCTACCTGTCGCGAGGTGGGAACCTCGATGCGGACTCCCGCGAAACGGTCATTCTCACACGCGCTGACCCATACGGACGTGTGAGAGCCCGACTTCATCCGCCGTCCCCGCTCCCCGTACTCGATGCCACATGCCCGCAAGGGACGCAGTTGCGCCTGAATAACGGCCAACTCCTGAAGGCCACCGACGTCGGTCTTCCCGAGGCTCCCAACGTCGCTCGGCTGCCGGCCCAGCAGAAGGGTCGCTGCGCCGATGCCGCCGACCACTACCGCGACCGCGGCGATGATGAGGATCGTGTTCTTGCCGGACTTCTGCGCCGGCTGCGTGGGCACTGTGCTCATGGCAAATGGCTCACTCGGGATACGAGGTCTTCGCCGCTTCCTTGCGAGCACGCTCGGCAGCCTTGCTCTCCTGCCACGCGCGCTCACTGTCCACACGGCGCTGAATCTCCGTGGCAAGCGCCTCGGGATACTTCTCCACGATGAGGGGTGCGAGCCGTTCGAGCGACTGCTTGAGGTCGGGGAACGCGGTCTGATCCTTGTCGACCAGGATCTTCCAGGGCGCGGAGACGGAGCTTCGCGTCATGTCAAAGGCGACTTGAGACGACTGAAGCTCCTCCGGAACGCTGATGGAAACATAGGAAACCGACGCCCCACTGCACGGCGTAACGGAGGCGGACTTCCGGGAGCCCGTCGAGCGGTGCGGTAGCGCGCCTGCCCGCACTCCGTACTCGATGTGGCATGCATCCAGGGGCAGCAACTGCGCCTGGACCGCGGCGAGTTCCTGAAGGCCGCTGACGTCGGTCTTCAAGCCGCCCCGGCCAAACCCGCCCCCCACGGCCAGCATGGCCCCCCCGCCCATGAGGCCAACCATCACCACCACCGCGACGATGATGATGACGGCGGAGTTGCCGGGCTTCCGCGCCGACTGCGTAGACGATGGATTCATTGAGGCACGAGCCTAAGTGGAGCGAGCGCACACCGAAAATCCGTCAACAGGCGGCACGCCAAAAAGGCGAGACATTCACTCCGGATAAGAATTCTTCGCTTCTTCTTTGAGAGCGCGCTCAGCGTCCTTCCGCTCCTGTCTCTCGCGTGCCAGTCGCACCTTCAAGTCGGCGTCTTTCTGGCGCTCGATGGGGTACTGCGTGAGCAAGAAGGGGGCGAGTTGTTCGAGCGACTGCTTGAGCGCGGGGAACGCGGTCTGATCCTTGTCGACCAGGATCTTCCAGGGCGCGGAGACGGAGCTTCGCCTCATGTCGAAGGCGACGTCGCGCACCTGTCGCTCCGATGGCACACGGACGGAGATACGATAGGAGGACGGAGTCCCGCAGGGCGTGACGTAGGCATATTCCTGGGAGCCAATCCAACGTCTCCCGCCCGATCCTCTTCGACTCCCGTACTCGACCTCGCATGCATCCAGGGGCAGCAACTGCGCCTGGACGGCGGCAAGCTCCGGAAGGCGCCCCACGTTCGTGGTCCGCATCCAGCCCATGGGCTGGATGCCCATCGTCACCACCCCGGTGAGCGCGATGCCCACCGTCACAACGGAAAAGCCGATGATGTTCTTCTTGATCACGGACATCCGCGCGAGCGGCGTAGGCAATGTCTCCATTGCCGCTGAAAACTAGCCGAGCCCTTGCAGCCTGGACAATCCGTCAACGGACTTCAGGACGGGGAACGCTCCGTCAGTCGCGCCCCTCGGCCGTTCTACGGCGCGTCGTCCACTGCCTGAAGGTACGTGTTCAGGATGTCCACGTAATGAGGCACGACCTCCACGGCCAAGACGTCCTGGAGCAGCTGGCGAGCCCCCTCCAAGTCCCCAGCATCCCGGCGTCTATCGACTTCAACCAAGGTGCGAGACAGGCGCCTCGACCCGGTGGAGATGCGGGATGCAATCTCCCTCACAAGAACTGCGGCGCTTTCGTCGTCCTGGAGCGCACGCGCTGTTTCGCTAGGCGAAATCCCCACGTCGTGCGCCGTGGCCTGGACAAGGGCGCGCGTTTCGGTGGTGAGGAAGGGCTGAACCGGGTCCGTGATACGGCGGCTCAGGTCTTTGACCGCGTCCCAATCCCGCTGGGTGGGCATGTGGTTCTCCTAGCGAGGGTGACAGTCTCGGAAGGGCCACTCTCGTTGCCCCTCGCAATAGCGAAAGCAGGCATAGCAGTCCCCAAGCCATCGGGGCTTCTTCTGGTCTCGACACCGGACATACTGGTCAGTGCAGTGCGCTCGCCACCCGTCATCGGCGCCAGCCTCGTCTCCCTCCTTCACCTTCTCGTTCGTGAACCTGACCGCGGCATCCATGGTCGCAAGGTGTGCGGCCGCCTCGCCCGCTGTGAGGCCGCACGCCTCGGGCACACCGGGGTTACGCTGAATGCAGCACGACACCGTGTCGGTACAGGACGCCAGGGCATAGGCATCGCGGCGGTTGGCCGCACCGGTGGCACTGCTGGCGCAGCCCAACGACGCAACGGCCAAGAGGCACAACAGGCCAGGTCCAGTCCTCAGCGCTTTCACGGAGCGCCGACTTTACCCGGGCGCATGGCAACAAGAACCAGCCCTCACACCCCAGAGACGGGCGCCGCCCGACAGGACTCGGGCGGCGGCCGTCGCGATGCATCTGGCGGTGCTTACGACAACCGCAACAACTTGCGCGCCTGCTCCGGCGTGGCGGGCTCGCGGCCATGGGCACGCGCGCGCTTCGCCGCCTCTGCGACGAGCTCCCAGTTGCCCTTCGCGAGCACGCCCTTGGACACGTAGATGTTGTCCTCCAGGCCCACGCGCGCGTTGCCGCCCCGCTTCGCCGCCTCGTCCACGTAGGCCAGCTGGTGACGCCCCACGCCGGCCACCGTCCAGGTGGAGCCCTCCGGCAGCGAGGCAATCATGAAGTCCAGCACCTCCGGACGCGGCTGCAACGTGCCCGGCACGCCGAGCACGAAGTCGAAGTGCGCTGGCAGGTCCACCAGCCCTTCCTTCGCCAGGTAGCGGGCCTCGTCAATCATGCCCACGTCGAAGCACTCCAGCTCCGGCCGCAGGCCAATCGCCCGGATGCGCCGGGCGATGTCACGCACGAGCGGCCGGGGATTCCAGAAGACCTCCTCGCCGAAGTTCACCGTGCCCGTCGTCAAGGTGGCCATGTCCGGCCGGTCCTCGCCGGTGAGCGTCAGCGGCCCGCAGCGCTGGTCCACCGTCATGCCCACCGCGCCGCCCGTGGACGTCTGGATGAGCACGTCCGTGCGCTTGCGGATGGCGCGGATGGCCGCGCGGAACAACTCCGCGTCCTGCGACGGCTTGCCGTCCGGCGTGCGCACGTGCAGGTGCACCATCGCCGCGCCGGCCTCGCGGCAACGCGCGGCGTCCTCGGCGATCTCCTCCGCGGTGATGGGCAGGTGCGGCGTCTGCTCGCGCGTCGTCTCCGCGCCCACCATGGCCGCGGTGATGACCATGGGCGTGCTCATGTCTGCCCCCGCTGCTTGTCCTTGGGCACCACACACGTCCCCGTGGCCCGGCACACCACCACCGGCTCCGCCAGGACGTCCGCCGCCGAGTCATTCACGTCCGGCCGCGGCTTGATGACCTTGCGCGCCTCGAAGCGCATCTTCCGAGACGTGTTGCCCGCGCTGATGATTTCGCCCTCCGCCTCGATGAAGTCGCCCGCGTACACCGGGGCCAGGAACTCCACCGAGTCATAGGCGCGGAACAGGCCCTCGTCCCCGTCGCTGCGGATGCACAGCTCCGTGGCCACGTCGCCAAAGAGGCCCAGCATCCGCGCGCCGTCGACCAGGTTGCCGCCGTAATGTGCGTCGTGGCTGCTCATGCGCAGCCGGATGATCGCCTTCGTTCCCGTGCTCACTGGGGCTCCCCCTGATAGTGCGCGTCCTTCGGCTCCTTGCCTTCCTTCTTGAGGAGCGCGTGGACGATGTAGTTGGCCACGTCGGACGGCTTGGTGCCGGGCCCGAAGCCGGCGTCGAAGCCCAGCTCCAGCGCCAGCTTGTGGTCCACGCGGGGCCCGCCCAGTAGCAGTTGGACCTTGCCGTGGATGCCAGCTGCCTTCGCCGCTTCGATGAAGTGCCGCGAGTTGTCCTTGTGCACATCGCGCTGGGTGACGACCTGGCTGACCAGGATGGCGTCCGCGTTGCGCGCCATGGCCTTCTTGATGAGGTCCTCGTTCGGCACCTGGCTGCCCAGGTTGAAGGCCTCGAACCAGGCGTAGCGCTCCAGGCCGTAGTCGCCCGCGTAGCCCTTCATGTTGAGGATGGCGTCGATGCCCACCGTGTGCGTGTCCGTGCCCGTGCAGGCGCCGAACACCACGATGCGCCGCTTCACCTTCTCCTTGATGAAGGCGTTGAGGTCGTCGAAGGACATCTTCTTCACGACGACTTCGGGCACGTCGATTTCGG
It encodes the following:
- a CDS encoding DUSAM domain-containing protein, translating into MSKTLDWNPIRALARRVLREGQPLVLSDEVRALLLRSAREVAIRDADVGRALATDVDALKLLEAISDRIRKGSLRLSRTLSEAVRRRDAGDVDGARQLLHDALAVEVVPIYRDSLYAYVESLDDEPSTDTEA
- a CDS encoding DUSAM domain-containing protein, which codes for MPTQRDWDAVKDLSRRITDPVQPFLTTETRALVQATAHDVGISPSETARALQDDESAAVLVREIASRISTGSRRLSRTLVEVDRRRDAGDLEGARQLLQDVLAVEVVPHYVDILNTYLQAVDDAP
- a CDS encoding 3-keto-5-aminohexanoate cleavage protein is translated as MSTPMVITAAMVGAETTREQTPHLPITAEEIAEDAARCREAGAAMVHLHVRTPDGKPSQDAELFRAAIRAIRKRTDVLIQTSTGGAVGMTVDQRCGPLTLTGEDRPDMATLTTGTVNFGEEVFWNPRPLVRDIARRIRAIGLRPELECFDVGMIDEARYLAKEGLVDLPAHFDFVLGVPGTLQPRPEVLDFMIASLPEGSTWTVAGVGRHQLAYVDEAAKRGGNARVGLEDNIYVSKGVLAKGNWELVAEAAKRARAHGREPATPEQARKLLRLS
- a CDS encoding hotdog fold domain-containing protein, with product MSTGTKAIIRLRMSSHDAHYGGNLVDGARMLGLFGDVATELCIRSDGDEGLFRAYDSVEFLAPVYAGDFIEAEGEIISAGNTSRKMRFEARKVIKPRPDVNDSAADVLAEPVVVCRATGTCVVPKDKQRGQT
- a CDS encoding OAM dimerization domain-containing protein, whose protein sequence is MVKPSKQIIRPYGDRRDDGVVQLSFTLPVPLSEKAKEAAAVFTKKMGFTDVKVAAAERAADTYTFFIVYARSSVALDYAEIDVPEVVVKKMSFDDLNAFIKEKVKRRIVVFGACTGTDTHTVGIDAILNMKGYAGDYGLERYAWFEAFNLGSQVPNEDLIKKAMARNADAILVSQVVTQRDVHKDNSRHFIEAAKAAGIHGKVQLLLGGPRVDHKLALELGFDAGFGPGTKPSDVANYIVHALLKKEGKEPKDAHYQGEPQ